The following proteins come from a genomic window of Deltaproteobacteria bacterium:
- a CDS encoding DUF2380 domain-containing protein, producing the protein MRLLVLALAAMVASSARADAPTATATAPTPTVKVDRSMVVLDFAAQTPEDAHRAEATTTLVSARLQTGRGAKLVTSADVRNLLGVEKQKALLGCNEDSACIAEIGGALGARYIISGSVGKVGSQLLLSVAVTDSRTARSVQRLAQTIPNEDALPAAAATIADGIGDAVGLAKAADEPAAPASDRGFNLDVKLGNALPVLTGAQHESLKAFNLRLDLELGYFVTAQTSPFLGASVALARSSTGETLQFIPVLLGAKHYFLPASAWQPYAGGGVGLGFLAGKLTGNASTNTSFTITGVGGVAYLPWRHVGFNAEASANLSGLNISGSGLLIAFNLDAGVLFLF; encoded by the coding sequence ATGCGACTGCTGGTCCTTGCGCTCGCGGCGATGGTGGCCTCGAGCGCGCGCGCGGATGCGCCGACGGCGACCGCGACCGCTCCCACGCCGACCGTGAAGGTCGATCGCTCCATGGTGGTGCTCGACTTCGCGGCCCAGACGCCCGAGGACGCGCACCGCGCCGAGGCGACGACCACCCTGGTGTCCGCGCGGCTCCAGACCGGGCGCGGCGCCAAGCTCGTGACCAGCGCCGACGTGCGCAACCTGCTGGGCGTGGAGAAGCAGAAGGCGCTCCTCGGCTGCAACGAGGACTCCGCGTGCATCGCCGAGATCGGCGGGGCGCTGGGCGCGCGCTACATCATCAGCGGCTCGGTGGGAAAAGTGGGCAGCCAGCTCCTGCTCAGCGTGGCGGTGACGGACTCGCGCACCGCGCGCTCGGTGCAGCGGCTCGCCCAGACCATCCCCAACGAGGACGCGCTCCCGGCCGCCGCAGCCACCATCGCCGACGGCATCGGCGACGCGGTGGGTCTGGCCAAGGCCGCCGACGAGCCCGCTGCGCCGGCGAGCGACCGCGGCTTCAACCTCGACGTGAAGCTGGGCAACGCGCTGCCGGTGCTCACCGGGGCGCAGCACGAGTCGCTGAAGGCCTTCAACCTGCGGCTGGATCTGGAGCTGGGCTACTTCGTGACCGCGCAGACCTCGCCGTTCCTGGGCGCGAGCGTGGCCCTGGCGCGGAGCAGCACCGGCGAGACGCTGCAGTTCATCCCCGTGCTGCTCGGGGCCAAGCACTACTTCCTGCCCGCGTCGGCCTGGCAGCCCTACGCGGGCGGCGGCGTGGGCCTGGGCTTCCTCGCGGGCAAGCTCACCGGCAACGCGAGCACCAACACCTCGTTCACCATCACCGGCGTGGGCGGCGTGGCGTACCTGCCGTGGCGCCACGTGGGCTTCAACGCGGAGGCGAGCGCGAACCTCTCCGGCCTGAACATCTCCGGCTCGGGCCTGCTCATCGCCTTCAACCTCGACGCCGGCGTGCTCTTCCTCTTCTGA
- the mltG gene encoding endolytic transglycosylase MltG: MKKVLLALLAVLVLGAGAAGYMYWATGKKVDAFEQTAFGDATAKTLIIPKGVDPVGAGELLARAKILSDADTFHLWLRWRKLAPKIKAGEYEFQGPLTPAQVVAKMEKGEVKLHHFTVAEGLRCDEIMPTVAASDLGLDADTLLKLCTDKKFASDHKIPADRIEGYLYPDTYSFPLGVTEEQVVGKMIARAREEYAKANAHRRADVKLDQHQIMTLASIVEKETGNADERAHISCLFHNRLKRHIKLQTDPTVLYGMFVKTGKFDRDLAFHGFVAAREDANAYNTYMIDALPAGPISNPGAAAIQAALNPIQCNDIFFVADGTGRHTFCPDAACHEKAVQHYVASKGK, translated from the coding sequence ATGAAGAAGGTGCTCCTCGCCCTCCTGGCCGTGCTGGTGCTCGGCGCGGGCGCCGCGGGCTACATGTACTGGGCCACCGGCAAGAAGGTCGACGCCTTCGAGCAGACCGCGTTCGGCGACGCCACCGCCAAGACGCTGATCATTCCCAAGGGTGTCGACCCGGTGGGCGCCGGCGAGCTGCTCGCGCGCGCCAAGATCCTCAGCGACGCGGACACCTTCCACCTCTGGCTGCGCTGGCGAAAGCTCGCACCGAAGATCAAGGCCGGTGAGTACGAGTTCCAGGGGCCGCTCACGCCGGCACAGGTGGTGGCCAAGATGGAGAAGGGCGAGGTGAAGCTGCACCACTTCACCGTCGCCGAGGGCCTGCGCTGCGACGAGATCATGCCCACCGTGGCCGCGAGCGACCTCGGCCTCGACGCCGACACGCTGCTCAAGCTCTGCACCGACAAGAAATTCGCGAGCGACCACAAGATCCCCGCGGACCGCATCGAGGGCTACCTCTACCCGGACACCTACTCGTTCCCGCTGGGCGTCACCGAGGAGCAGGTGGTGGGCAAGATGATCGCCCGCGCGCGCGAGGAGTACGCCAAGGCCAACGCCCACCGTCGCGCGGACGTGAAGCTGGATCAGCACCAGATCATGACCCTGGCGTCGATCGTGGAGAAGGAGACCGGCAACGCCGACGAGCGCGCCCACATCTCTTGCCTCTTCCACAACCGGCTCAAGCGGCACATCAAGCTGCAGACCGATCCCACGGTGCTCTACGGCATGTTCGTGAAGACCGGGAAGTTCGACCGCGACCTCGCCTTCCACGGCTTCGTGGCCGCGCGCGAGGACGCCAACGCGTACAACACGTACATGATCGACGCACTGCCCGCGGGGCCGATCTCGAACCCTGGCGCCGCGGCCATCCAGGCGGCGCTGAATCCGATCCAGTGCAACGACATCTTCTTCGTCGCCGACGGCACCGGCCGGCACACCTTCTGCCCCGACGCCGCTTGCCACGAGAAGGCCGTGCAGCACTACGTCGCCAGCAAGGGGAAGTAG
- a CDS encoding glycosyltransferase family 39 protein, translating to MAIPQRRPEGAPEPVVAHVEAPAAKPALSDGPVFGLLMGLAVLFRAAIFPFTQNVYGDAVVRTEFAERWLASPHLITSFKDGVYQFGPLHTYVMALALWLWHDRAAAGRIASFIFGVLVLWPTWRVGLRLFGRQGAIWACLALGLWGMHVQMSTTAGSEALALCLFAFAIDGLLQGLDEARFAPLARAALFLNLGCAVRYDLWMYVPLFGLAIALHGKDRVAWVTRAVMFTGLAVVFPLLWMEGNEKAMGDPLYPVHYIDEFHRRWTQDGVAWLGATRFRLWGLVFWPGTLLLTASPLFGLFSLAGVVASAVRKHHRMLLLFVAVPTAYFTARTLMLTFSPLARFTVTQLWLCLFFAYPGIKLVTDRVPRWAGRALIGLVVAVMVLTPAAIAKASYEVDDGWGNSLKPVSPVTTMPRDQMEVAHWLRDNVPAADGLLLDYDDAYTDVGVAFFSNLPEERMVRLRWETEGDDVQARVDKLAPAAVILWKGGKLLQHAGVSRKGDLLDAFGRHYRRARGFADDKFEVFRAE from the coding sequence ATGGCCATTCCCCAGCGCCGCCCCGAGGGAGCTCCGGAGCCGGTGGTCGCCCACGTCGAGGCGCCCGCGGCCAAGCCTGCGCTCTCCGACGGCCCGGTGTTCGGGCTGCTGATGGGGCTGGCCGTGCTGTTCCGGGCGGCGATCTTTCCTTTCACCCAGAACGTCTACGGCGACGCGGTGGTGCGCACCGAGTTCGCCGAGCGCTGGCTCGCCTCGCCGCACCTCATCACCAGCTTCAAGGACGGCGTCTACCAGTTCGGCCCGCTGCACACCTACGTGATGGCCCTGGCGCTCTGGCTCTGGCACGACCGCGCCGCCGCCGGGCGCATCGCCTCGTTCATCTTCGGCGTGCTGGTGCTCTGGCCCACCTGGCGCGTGGGGCTGCGGCTCTTCGGGCGGCAGGGCGCCATCTGGGCCTGCCTGGCGCTCGGGCTGTGGGGCATGCACGTGCAGATGTCGACCACGGCGGGCTCGGAGGCGCTGGCGCTCTGCCTCTTCGCCTTCGCCATCGACGGCCTGCTCCAGGGGCTCGACGAGGCCCGCTTCGCGCCGCTCGCGCGCGCCGCGCTGTTCCTGAACCTCGGCTGTGCGGTCCGCTACGACCTCTGGATGTACGTGCCGCTCTTCGGGCTGGCCATCGCGCTGCACGGCAAGGACCGCGTCGCCTGGGTCACGCGCGCGGTGATGTTCACCGGCCTGGCGGTGGTCTTCCCCCTGCTGTGGATGGAGGGCAACGAGAAGGCGATGGGCGACCCGCTGTACCCGGTGCACTACATCGACGAGTTCCACAGGCGCTGGACCCAGGACGGCGTGGCCTGGCTCGGCGCCACGCGCTTCCGGCTCTGGGGCCTGGTGTTCTGGCCGGGGACGCTGCTGCTCACGGCATCGCCGCTGTTCGGCCTGTTCTCGCTGGCGGGCGTGGTGGCGTCGGCGGTGCGGAAGCATCACCGGATGCTGCTCCTCTTCGTCGCGGTGCCCACCGCCTACTTCACCGCGCGCACGCTGATGCTGACCTTCTCGCCGCTGGCGCGCTTCACCGTGACCCAGCTCTGGCTCTGCCTCTTCTTCGCCTACCCGGGCATCAAGCTCGTGACCGACCGCGTGCCGCGCTGGGCCGGCCGCGCGCTCATCGGCCTGGTGGTGGCGGTGATGGTGCTGACGCCGGCGGCGATCGCGAAGGCGAGCTACGAGGTGGACGACGGCTGGGGCAACAGCCTCAAGCCGGTGAGCCCGGTGACCACCATGCCCCGCGACCAGATGGAAGTGGCGCACTGGCTCCGCGACAACGTGCCCGCGGCCGACGGCCTGCTCCTCGACTACGACGACGCCTACACCGACGTGGGCGTGGCCTTCTTCTCCAACCTGCCCGAGGAGCGCATGGTGCGGCTGCGCTGGGAGACGGAGGGCGACGACGTCCAGGCGCGCGTGGACAAGCTGGCGCCGGCCGCGGTGATCCTCTGGAAGGGTGGCAAGCTCTTGCAGCACGCGGGCGTGTCGCGGAAGGGCGACCTGCTCGACGCCTTCGGCCGGCACTACCGGCGCGCGCGCGGCTTCGCCGACGACAAGTTCGAAGTGTTCCGGGCAGAGTAA
- the ruvX gene encoding Holliday junction resolvase RuvX: MRLMGLDVGDKTVGVAVSDELGLTAQGVTTVERRSWAHDLAELKAIAEEYEVQKLVVGLPLNMDGSEGPRAQTSRAFAERASAALGIPFDLWDERLSTAEVQRLLISADVSRKKRKQVVDKLAAQVILQGYLDSRPAREKDAPS, encoded by the coding sequence ATGCGGCTGATGGGCCTCGACGTGGGCGACAAGACCGTGGGCGTGGCCGTCAGCGACGAGCTGGGGCTGACCGCCCAGGGCGTGACCACCGTCGAGCGGCGCTCGTGGGCGCACGACCTCGCCGAGCTCAAGGCCATCGCCGAAGAGTACGAGGTGCAGAAGCTGGTGGTCGGGCTGCCGCTCAACATGGACGGCTCCGAGGGCCCTCGCGCCCAGACCTCGCGCGCCTTCGCCGAGCGGGCCAGCGCCGCGCTCGGGATTCCGTTCGATCTCTGGGACGAGCGGCTGTCGACGGCGGAAGTCCAGCGCCTGCTCATCTCCGCCGACGTCTCTCGCAAGAAGCGCAAGCAGGTGGTGGACAAGCTCGCCGCGCAGGTCATCCTGCAGGGCTACCTGGATTCGCGCCCCGCGCGCGAGAAGGACGCTCCGTCATGA
- the rseP gene encoding RIP metalloprotease RseP, producing the protein MSVQKIAYFLLLIGPLITIHELGHFLMAKLFRVKVLRFSIGFGPRLLGFTKGETQYQIAALPLGGYVKMAGDDPTEAARPEDQGRGFLEQAPWKRSLIALAGPFTNLIFPFLIYFGVAYLQTTDYSSRVGHVDPDTPAYRAGIRDGDRIVAVDGKPVAYFDQLRDLIGPKWDQQVTLELEKPDGKHATLTAVPEKRMAPGILHDNPRGVLGVTQQQLASVVAVAGPDSPAGKAGIQPLDHITQVAGEPVTVFADLERIVAKQTGPFEVQFLRTEPLPMPGTGLSTEVVHVVTVTPAAGGTLEARTGLASPETVITNVTPDSPAGKAGLRRGDRLLEANGKPLLSWSTLTKAAEEAKTAPLDLLVLRGGQKIHVNVAQVNRTLENERGKEEQHLYFGAQHESFSAPGELIPIHRNVFETTAVATRQVTDVITGVAEAFFGLITTQVSPKTVGGPVMLFDIASKTAEAGWDVFLGAMAAISVNLGVMNLIPVPVLDGFHILSAGFEWVRRRPLSLRAREIANVVGLAMLLLMMAYVLHNDLMKFVFN; encoded by the coding sequence ATGTCCGTGCAAAAGATCGCCTACTTTCTGCTGCTCATCGGACCGCTCATCACCATCCACGAGCTCGGCCACTTCCTCATGGCCAAGCTCTTCCGGGTGAAGGTGCTGCGCTTCAGCATCGGCTTCGGGCCGCGGCTGCTGGGCTTCACCAAGGGCGAGACCCAGTACCAGATCGCCGCGCTGCCCCTGGGCGGCTACGTGAAGATGGCCGGCGACGACCCGACCGAAGCGGCGCGCCCCGAAGACCAGGGCCGCGGCTTCCTCGAGCAGGCGCCCTGGAAGCGCAGCCTCATCGCGCTCGCCGGACCCTTCACCAACCTCATCTTTCCGTTCCTCATCTACTTCGGCGTCGCCTATCTCCAGACCACCGACTACTCCTCGCGCGTGGGCCACGTGGACCCGGACACGCCCGCGTACCGCGCAGGCATCCGCGACGGCGATCGCATCGTGGCCGTCGACGGCAAGCCGGTGGCCTACTTCGACCAGCTGCGCGATCTCATCGGCCCGAAGTGGGACCAGCAGGTCACCCTCGAGCTCGAGAAACCCGACGGCAAGCACGCCACCCTCACCGCCGTGCCCGAGAAGCGCATGGCCCCGGGCATCCTCCACGACAACCCGCGGGGCGTGCTGGGCGTGACCCAGCAGCAGCTCGCGTCGGTGGTGGCTGTCGCGGGCCCGGATTCGCCCGCGGGCAAGGCCGGGATCCAGCCGCTCGATCACATCACCCAGGTCGCCGGCGAGCCGGTCACCGTCTTCGCGGACCTCGAGCGCATCGTGGCCAAGCAGACGGGCCCCTTCGAGGTTCAGTTCCTGCGCACCGAGCCCTTGCCCATGCCGGGCACGGGGCTGAGCACGGAAGTGGTGCACGTCGTCACGGTGACACCCGCCGCGGGCGGCACGCTCGAGGCGCGCACCGGCCTCGCCTCGCCCGAGACGGTGATCACCAACGTCACGCCCGACTCGCCCGCGGGAAAGGCCGGCCTGCGCCGCGGCGATCGCCTGCTCGAGGCCAACGGCAAGCCGCTCCTGAGCTGGAGCACGCTCACCAAGGCCGCCGAGGAGGCCAAGACGGCCCCGCTGGATCTGCTGGTGCTCCGCGGCGGACAGAAGATCCACGTGAACGTGGCCCAGGTGAACCGCACCCTCGAGAACGAGCGCGGCAAGGAAGAGCAGCACCTCTACTTCGGCGCGCAGCACGAGTCGTTCAGCGCGCCAGGCGAGCTCATCCCCATCCACCGCAACGTCTTCGAGACCACCGCCGTGGCCACGCGCCAGGTGACCGACGTGATCACCGGCGTGGCCGAGGCGTTCTTCGGGCTCATCACCACCCAGGTCTCGCCCAAGACGGTCGGCGGCCCGGTGATGCTCTTCGACATCGCCAGCAAGACCGCCGAGGCGGGCTGGGACGTCTTCCTGGGCGCCATGGCCGCCATCAGCGTCAACCTGGGCGTGATGAACCTCATCCCCGTCCCGGTGCTCGACGGCTTCCACATCCTCTCCGCGGGGTTCGAGTGGGTGCGCCGCCGGCCGCTGAGCCTGCGCGCCCGCGAGATCGCCAACGTGGTGGGCCTGGCCATGCTGCTCTTGATGATGGCCTACGTCCTCCACAACGACCTGATGAAGTTCGTCTTCAACTGA
- a CDS encoding serine protein kinase, protein MREMREGENMLARIAAMQDHKAYQEQHWEGSFEEYLKLVRENPKVTRTAFQRIYDMVLSHGKTEYIDNKKKLVRYHFFHDEKFGGKDAIYGLDVPLMKLVNVFKSAAQGYGTERRVILLHGPVGSSKSTIARLLKKGMEYYSKTSEGAVYTFTWELDRKRDDGTTVHEFMPCPMNEDPLLLIPADWRQKVFSEICPPESGYRIPVTGELCPACRYVFKEKMAEYKGDFSKVISHIKVRRLILSEKDRVGIGTFQPKDEKNQDSTELTGDINYRKIAEYGSDSDPRAFNFDGEFNIANRGVIEFVEVLKLDVAFLYDLLGASQEHKIKPKKFPQTDIDEVIIGHTNEPEYKKLQNNEFMEALRDRTVKIDIPYITKLAEEVKIYEKDYNAEKIRGKHIAPHTLEMAAMWGVLTRLEEPKKHNLTILQKLKLYNGKTLPNFTEDNIKELRKEANREGLEGISPRYIQDKISNALVSDKGEGCVNPFMVLNELESGLRQHSLISSEEQRKRFRELLSTVKQEYEDIVKNEVQRAISADEDAIAKLCGNYIDNIKAYTQKEKVRNKYTGQYEEPDERLMRSIEEKIDIPESRKDDFRREIMNYIGALAIEGKTFNYRTNERLHKALELKLFEDQKDSIKLKNLVSSVVDKETQEKIDLVKQRMVKNYGYCEICSTDVLNFVASIFARGDAKE, encoded by the coding sequence ATGAGGGAAATGCGGGAAGGCGAAAACATGCTGGCGCGAATCGCCGCCATGCAGGACCACAAGGCCTACCAGGAGCAGCACTGGGAGGGCTCGTTCGAGGAGTACCTGAAGCTCGTGCGCGAGAACCCGAAGGTCACGCGCACGGCCTTCCAGCGCATCTACGACATGGTCCTCTCGCACGGGAAGACCGAGTACATCGACAACAAGAAGAAGCTGGTGCGCTACCACTTCTTCCACGACGAGAAGTTCGGCGGCAAGGACGCCATCTACGGCCTCGACGTGCCGCTGATGAAGCTGGTGAACGTCTTCAAGAGCGCCGCCCAGGGCTACGGCACCGAGCGCCGCGTGATCCTGCTCCACGGGCCGGTGGGCTCCTCGAAGTCCACCATCGCCCGCCTGCTCAAGAAGGGCATGGAGTACTACTCCAAGACCAGCGAGGGCGCGGTCTACACCTTCACCTGGGAGCTCGATCGCAAGCGCGACGACGGCACCACCGTCCACGAGTTCATGCCCTGCCCGATGAACGAGGATCCCCTCCTCCTCATCCCCGCCGACTGGCGCCAGAAGGTCTTCTCCGAGATCTGCCCGCCCGAGAGCGGCTATCGAATTCCGGTGACCGGCGAGCTCTGCCCCGCGTGCCGCTACGTCTTCAAGGAGAAGATGGCCGAGTACAAGGGCGACTTCTCCAAGGTCATCTCGCACATCAAGGTGCGTCGCCTGATCCTCAGCGAGAAGGACCGCGTGGGCATCGGCACCTTCCAGCCCAAGGATGAAAAGAACCAGGACTCCACCGAGCTCACCGGCGATATCAACTATCGCAAGATCGCCGAGTACGGCTCCGACTCCGATCCCCGCGCCTTCAACTTCGACGGCGAGTTCAACATCGCCAACCGCGGCGTGATCGAGTTCGTGGAGGTGCTCAAGCTCGACGTGGCCTTCTTGTACGACCTGCTCGGCGCCTCGCAGGAGCACAAGATCAAGCCCAAGAAGTTCCCCCAGACCGACATCGATGAAGTGATCATCGGTCACACCAACGAGCCCGAGTACAAGAAGCTCCAGAACAACGAGTTCATGGAAGCGCTTCGCGACCGTACGGTGAAGATCGACATCCCGTACATCACCAAGCTCGCCGAGGAAGTGAAGATCTACGAGAAGGACTACAACGCGGAGAAGATCCGCGGGAAGCACATCGCGCCTCATACTTTGGAGATGGCCGCGATGTGGGGCGTGCTCACCCGGCTCGAGGAGCCCAAGAAGCACAACCTCACCATTCTCCAGAAGCTCAAACTGTATAACGGCAAGACGCTCCCCAACTTCACGGAAGACAACATCAAAGAGCTCCGCAAGGAGGCCAACCGTGAAGGCCTCGAGGGCATCTCGCCCCGCTACATCCAGGACAAGATCTCGAATGCCCTGGTGAGCGACAAGGGCGAGGGCTGCGTCAACCCGTTCATGGTGCTCAACGAGCTCGAGAGCGGCCTGCGCCAGCACTCGCTGATCTCCAGCGAGGAGCAGCGCAAGCGCTTCCGCGAGCTGCTCAGCACCGTGAAGCAGGAGTACGAGGACATCGTCAAGAACGAGGTCCAGCGCGCCATCAGCGCCGATGAAGATGCGATTGCCAAGCTGTGCGGCAACTACATCGACAACATCAAGGCGTACACGCAGAAGGAGAAGGTGCGTAACAAGTACACCGGCCAGTACGAGGAGCCCGACGAGCGGCTCATGCGCTCCATCGAGGAGAAGATCGACATCCCCGAGAGCCGCAAGGACGACTTCCGCCGCGAGATCATGAATTACATCGGCGCCCTCGCCATCGAAGGCAAGACCTTCAACTACCGCACCAACGAGCGCCTGCACAAAGCGCTGGAGCTGAAGCTCTTCGAGGACCAGAAGGACAGCATCAAGCTCAAGAACCTCGTCTCCAGCGTGGTGGACAAGGAGACCCAGGAGAAGATCGACCTGGTCAAGCAGCGCATGGTCAAGAACTACGGCTACTGCGAGATCTGCTCGACGGACGTCTTGAACTTCGTTGCGTCCATCTTCGCGCGCGGCGACGCCAAGGAGTAA